The nucleotide sequence GCTCGCGGCTGTCCTTGTCGGAGAACGGTCCGCGCAGCACGCAGAAGCGCCTGATGCGAGTGGGGAGCGGCACGGGGCCGGCGACCTTGGCGCCGGTGCGGCGCACGGTCTCGACGATCTTGGTGGCCGACGAGTCGAGGCTACGGTGATCGAAGGCCTTGAGCTTGATGCGGATGCGTGGGGTCGCCATGGTTACTTGAGGACGGCGGTGACCACACCAGCACCAACCGTACGCCCACCCTCACGAAT is from Trueperaceae bacterium and encodes:
- the rpsJ gene encoding 30S ribosomal protein S10, whose translation is MATPRIRIKLKAFDHRSLDSSATKIVETVRRTGAKVAGPVPLPTRIRRFCVLRGPFSDKDSREHFEIRTHNRLIDIKSPTKSTIDSLMHLDLPTGVDIEIKTVGGR